In Neorhizobium sp. NCHU2750, a single genomic region encodes these proteins:
- a CDS encoding SEL1-like repeat protein encodes MLIKYAATLADRMFEKRLAGPGQKKRWDGLYQVPVKELEARAKAGEADAAFVLGDMFDQGSNGVTRDLVIALDWYHHAAKLGHGDAMNNIGSMYEHGDGPLKIDLDKARDYYEKGTKAGCGTAANNLGHFYAKGVAGLKQNQRKAFKLFRKGAGWGDGNAMIGLGLRYEEGRGTRRHPIRAVYWYRRAMQEGKSGGAQNLGVAYHRGSFVRANPKKAVALFREALPGGMGNTPFMLALAYERGSGVERDLSEALYYFRMADDRGYKAAAEGIDRVLAAMGEEFSTALAPEDRLEDLRQMIRDPNRTFSVQALLLELARVCEQLVDDKGNPAADTPYVLGKSTMIRGFVLWKQGNPEHEGPVETALAIDEKHPFMTPGERVSLLTSRAVTLGRHGKWDEAIALHRRVLAILEKDPPPEEVVTLGAMVDLAYCLHENDEFDEAQRVNAEVLSRAERAFGMEDTRLLRVLSNLAQNEFALDRPERSVALLKQRLAIAEKEGLLEVIDETLRDLAIASFHIGERDEAEQLFRRRIALVEKNGDSRDIEQARRDLEELFSRE; translated from the coding sequence ATGCTGATCAAGTATGCCGCAACGCTTGCCGACCGGATGTTCGAAAAGCGCCTGGCCGGACCGGGCCAGAAGAAGCGCTGGGACGGGCTTTATCAGGTTCCCGTCAAGGAACTGGAGGCTCGGGCCAAGGCAGGCGAAGCCGATGCCGCCTTCGTGCTGGGTGACATGTTCGATCAGGGCAGCAACGGCGTCACGCGCGATCTCGTGATTGCGCTCGACTGGTATCATCATGCCGCCAAGCTCGGCCATGGCGATGCGATGAACAATATCGGCAGCATGTACGAGCATGGCGACGGCCCGCTGAAAATCGATCTCGACAAGGCGCGCGACTATTACGAGAAGGGTACCAAAGCCGGCTGCGGCACGGCAGCCAACAATCTCGGCCATTTCTATGCCAAAGGCGTGGCGGGCCTGAAACAGAACCAGCGCAAGGCGTTCAAGCTGTTTCGCAAGGGTGCCGGATGGGGAGATGGCAATGCCATGATCGGCCTCGGCCTGCGCTACGAAGAAGGGCGCGGCACCCGCCGCCATCCCATCAGGGCGGTCTACTGGTATCGCCGCGCCATGCAGGAGGGCAAGTCCGGCGGTGCGCAGAATCTCGGTGTTGCCTATCACCGTGGCAGCTTCGTCCGTGCCAATCCGAAAAAGGCCGTGGCGCTTTTCCGCGAGGCTCTGCCCGGCGGCATGGGCAACACGCCCTTCATGCTGGCGCTGGCTTATGAGCGGGGCAGCGGCGTCGAGCGCGATCTTTCCGAGGCGCTCTATTATTTTCGCATGGCCGACGACCGGGGTTACAAGGCTGCCGCCGAAGGCATCGACCGTGTGCTTGCTGCAATGGGCGAGGAGTTTTCAACCGCCCTTGCGCCGGAAGATCGTCTGGAAGACCTTCGCCAGATGATCCGCGATCCGAACCGCACCTTCAGCGTTCAGGCGCTGCTGCTCGAACTCGCGCGTGTGTGCGAGCAGCTGGTGGACGACAAGGGAAATCCGGCGGCCGACACGCCCTATGTGCTCGGCAAGTCCACGATGATCCGCGGTTTCGTCCTGTGGAAACAGGGCAATCCCGAGCATGAGGGCCCGGTCGAGACGGCGCTTGCCATTGACGAGAAACATCCGTTCATGACGCCGGGCGAGCGCGTCTCGCTCCTGACCTCGAGGGCCGTCACCCTCGGCCGTCATGGCAAGTGGGACGAGGCGATCGCCCTCCACCGCCGCGTCCTTGCCATACTGGAAAAGGACCCGCCGCCGGAAGAGGTCGTCACCCTCGGCGCCATGGTCGATCTCGCCTATTGTCTGCATGAGAATGATGAGTTCGACGAGGCGCAAAGGGTGAATGCGGAAGTTCTGTCGCGCGCCGAACGGGCCTTCGGCATGGAGGATACCCGTCTGCTGCGGGTGCTTTCCAATCTTGCCCAGAACGAGTTTGCCCTCGACCGGCCCGAGCGCTCGGTGGCCCTTCTGAAACAGCGACTGGCGATCGCCGAAAAGGAGGGACTGCTGGAGGTGATCGATGAGACGCTGCGCGATCTGGCCATTGCGAGCTTCCATATCGGCGAGCGCGACGAGGCCGAACAGCTGTTTCGCCGCCGCATCGCGCTGGTGGAAAAGAACGGTGACAGCCGCGATATCGAACAGGCCCGCCGCGATCTGGAGGAACTCTTCTCGCGGGAATGA
- a CDS encoding heavy metal translocating P-type ATPase, which produces MTQLVSNQVPDHVSGHLPDDVSDKASLRFEPLTIPVEGMHCASCVRRVETGAAKLPGITSSAVNFATKKLTVETGEGFDPEVLEKTIRKLGYEVPAGAMDHALREAGMVVDGLGPESHTDGNTPSGLPAISPTRGEKTRGYRPLHLGHGGSAGLSPPPCGGPKDGLRPVTQPRHGGEGYSSLSAPSAHNHAAAHDHAHMHHGEQTALKRDLAIAFILTLPLFVLEMTGHVYAPFHHWLMGVIDTQNLYYLYFVLATAVIFWPGLRFIRIGLPALFRGYPEMNSLVAVGVLAAYLYSLVTTFAPGLLPEEARYVYYEAATVIVTLILFGRLMEARATGRTGAAIEKLAGLQAKTARVERDGREIDVPVAEVVPGDILVIRPGERIPVDGTVIDGQSNIDESMISGEPIPVSKSAGATVIGGTVNTTGSLRFTAEKVGRDTMLSGIIRMVEQAQGAKLPIQTMIDRVTAWFVPAVIGLAVATFVIWYIAGPEPKITHALISAVAVLIIACPCAMGLAVPVSIVGGGGRAAELGVLFRRGDALQGLQDVSTVVVDKTGTITRGRPELTDFILADGLDEAETLALIAAVEARSEHPIAAAIVKAATQKGLAVPQTEDFSSVTGYGIRANVSGHEIAVGADRYMEKLGVSVQPFAEAAGRLGGEGKTPLYAAIDGRLAAIIAVADPLKPSSIAAIRALKEMGVEVAMVTGDNRRTAEAIARQVGIDKVVAEVLPEGKVEAVHALRGKDFKKLAFVGDGINDAPALAEADIGIAIGTGTDVAIESADVVLVGGELTGVAAAIAVSRATMKNIRQNLFWAFGYNVALIPLAAGALYPAFGITLSPMIGAAAMAMSSVFVLGNALRLKTFRPAATLETKA; this is translated from the coding sequence ATGACCCAGCTCGTTTCAAATCAGGTTCCAGACCATGTCTCAGGCCATCTGCCAGACGATGTATCGGACAAGGCATCGCTCCGTTTCGAGCCGCTGACCATTCCCGTCGAAGGCATGCATTGCGCCTCCTGCGTGCGCCGGGTGGAGACGGGCGCGGCCAAGCTCCCCGGCATCACCTCGAGCGCCGTCAATTTTGCGACGAAGAAGCTGACGGTGGAGACGGGCGAGGGGTTCGATCCAGAGGTTCTGGAAAAGACCATCCGCAAGCTCGGCTACGAAGTCCCCGCCGGCGCCATGGACCATGCGCTGCGCGAAGCGGGGATGGTGGTGGATGGCCTTGGGCCGGAAAGCCATACCGATGGAAACACCCCCTCTGGCCTGCCGGCCATCTCCCCCACAAGGGGGGAGAAGACTCGCGGCTACCGCCCGCTTCATTTGGGGCACGGCGGCTCGGCTGGGTTAAGCCCTCCCCCTTGTGGGGGTCCGAAGGACGGGTTGAGACCGGTGACTCAACCCCGGCATGGTGGGGAGGGGTATTCCTCTCTATCCGCGCCGTCGGCCCACAACCACGCAGCCGCCCACGACCACGCCCACATGCATCACGGCGAGCAGACAGCGCTGAAGCGTGATCTCGCCATCGCCTTCATTCTCACCCTGCCGCTTTTCGTGCTGGAGATGACCGGCCATGTCTACGCGCCCTTCCATCACTGGCTGATGGGCGTCATCGACACGCAGAACCTTTATTATCTCTATTTTGTCCTGGCCACGGCGGTCATCTTCTGGCCCGGCTTGCGCTTCATCCGCATCGGCCTGCCAGCGCTCTTTCGGGGTTATCCCGAGATGAATTCGCTGGTCGCCGTCGGCGTGCTGGCGGCCTATCTCTATTCGCTGGTCACGACCTTCGCGCCCGGCCTCCTGCCGGAGGAGGCCCGCTACGTTTATTATGAAGCCGCCACCGTCATCGTCACGCTGATCCTCTTCGGCCGGTTGATGGAAGCGCGTGCCACCGGCCGCACCGGGGCGGCGATCGAAAAACTCGCCGGCCTGCAGGCAAAGACCGCCCGCGTCGAGCGTGACGGTCGCGAGATCGATGTGCCAGTGGCAGAGGTCGTCCCCGGAGATATCCTCGTCATCCGTCCGGGCGAGCGCATCCCCGTCGACGGCACGGTGATCGACGGTCAGTCCAATATCGACGAATCGATGATATCCGGCGAGCCGATCCCGGTGTCGAAATCCGCCGGCGCCACCGTCATCGGCGGCACGGTCAACACCACCGGCTCGCTGCGCTTCACGGCCGAGAAGGTCGGCCGCGACACGATGCTTTCCGGCATCATCCGCATGGTCGAGCAGGCGCAGGGGGCAAAGCTGCCGATCCAGACGATGATCGACCGAGTGACCGCATGGTTCGTGCCGGCGGTGATCGGGCTCGCCGTCGCAACCTTCGTCATCTGGTATATCGCAGGCCCCGAGCCGAAAATCACCCATGCGCTGATCTCGGCCGTCGCCGTCCTCATCATCGCCTGCCCCTGCGCCATGGGGCTTGCCGTTCCCGTCTCGATCGTCGGCGGCGGCGGGCGTGCGGCCGAGCTCGGCGTGCTGTTCCGCAGGGGTGACGCGCTGCAGGGGCTGCAGGATGTCTCGACCGTCGTCGTCGACAAGACCGGCACCATCACCAGGGGCCGGCCGGAACTGACCGATTTCATCCTGGCCGACGGCCTTGACGAGGCCGAAACGCTGGCGCTTATTGCCGCCGTCGAGGCGCGCTCGGAACATCCGATCGCCGCCGCCATCGTCAAGGCCGCCACGCAGAAAGGCTTGGCCGTTCCGCAGACCGAGGACTTCTCCTCCGTCACCGGCTACGGCATCCGCGCAAATGTCTCCGGCCACGAGATCGCCGTCGGCGCCGACCGCTACATGGAAAAGCTCGGCGTTTCGGTCCAACCTTTCGCCGAGGCCGCAGGCCGGCTGGGCGGCGAGGGCAAGACCCCGCTCTATGCCGCGATCGACGGCAGGCTTGCCGCCATCATCGCCGTCGCCGACCCGTTGAAGCCATCGAGCATCGCAGCGATCCGCGCGCTGAAGGAGATGGGCGTCGAGGTCGCCATGGTCACCGGCGACAACCGCCGCACGGCAGAAGCGATCGCCCGACAGGTCGGCATCGACAAGGTGGTCGCCGAAGTCCTGCCCGAGGGCAAGGTCGAGGCGGTGCATGCCCTGCGCGGCAAGGACTTCAAGAAACTCGCTTTCGTCGGCGACGGCATCAATGATGCGCCGGCACTCGCCGAGGCCGATATCGGCATTGCCATCGGCACCGGCACGGATGTGGCGATCGAAAGCGCCGATGTGGTTCTGGTCGGTGGCGAACTGACCGGCGTCGCCGCCGCCATCGCCGTCTCCCGCGCGACGATGAAGAACATCCGCCAGAACCTGTTCTGGGCCTTCGGCTACAATGTCGCACTGATCCCGCTTGCTGCCGGTGCGCTCTATCCGGCCTTCGGCATCACGCTCTCGCCGATGATCGGCGCCGCCGCCATGGCCATGTCGAGCGTCTTCGTGCTTGGCAATGCGCTGCGGCTGAAGACTTTCAGGCCGGCGGCCACACTGGAGACAAAGGCATGA
- the cueR gene encoding Cu(I)-responsive transcriptional regulator, with the protein MNIGEASGASGVSAKMIRYYEQIGLISPKGRTESNYRLYGEDEVHVLRFIKRARSLGFSLEETETLLKLWQDKSRESSAVKEVATTHIEDLERRIAEMQAMVETLKHLAHCCGGDHRPDCPILDDLAGAKPGSPKHDHHA; encoded by the coding sequence ATGAATATCGGCGAAGCATCCGGCGCATCCGGCGTCTCGGCCAAGATGATCCGCTATTACGAGCAGATCGGCCTGATTTCGCCGAAGGGACGGACCGAGAGCAATTACCGGCTCTATGGCGAGGACGAGGTGCATGTGCTGCGTTTCATCAAGCGCGCCCGCTCGCTCGGCTTCTCGCTGGAAGAGACCGAGACGCTGCTGAAACTCTGGCAGGACAAGAGCCGCGAAAGTTCGGCCGTCAAGGAAGTGGCCACCACCCATATCGAGGATCTCGAACGCCGCATCGCCGAGATGCAGGCCATGGTCGAGACACTGAAACATCTCGCCCATTGCTGCGGCGGCGACCACCGCCCCGATTGCCCGATCCTGGACGATCTGGCCGGCGCAAAACCCGGAAGCCCGAAACATGACCATCACGCATAA
- a CDS encoding heavy-metal-associated domain-containing protein, protein MTSIFTVSDMTCGHCEKTVRAALEEALPGAAVTIDLSARKVTVEGDREKAEEAIREAGYTPQAA, encoded by the coding sequence ATGACCAGTATTTTCACCGTATCCGACATGACCTGTGGCCATTGCGAAAAGACCGTGCGCGCCGCCCTTGAGGAAGCGCTTCCGGGTGCGGCCGTCACCATCGATCTTTCCGCCCGCAAGGTCACCGTCGAGGGCGACCGCGAAAAGGCCGAGGAAGCCATCCGCGAGGCAGGCTACACGCCGCAAGCCGCTTGA
- a CDS encoding type II toxin-antitoxin system VapC family toxin produces the protein MTLVDTNVLLDLVTDDPVWAGWSVEQLEAASLAGPLFINDIVYAELAVRYPRIEDLDAFVAEAGLVMLPLSRAALFLAGKAFTRYRRSGGLRTGVLPDFLIGAQAAVEDLALLTRDTGRYKSYFPTIRLIAPQAA, from the coding sequence GTGACGCTGGTCGACACCAATGTCCTGCTCGATCTCGTGACCGACGATCCGGTCTGGGCCGGCTGGTCAGTCGAACAGCTCGAGGCGGCAAGCCTTGCCGGCCCGCTCTTCATCAACGATATCGTCTATGCCGAACTTGCCGTTCGCTATCCGCGCATCGAAGATCTCGATGCCTTCGTGGCCGAGGCGGGGCTGGTGATGCTGCCTCTGTCCCGCGCCGCCCTTTTTCTCGCCGGCAAGGCCTTTACCCGCTATCGCCGCTCCGGCGGCCTGCGCACCGGCGTGCTGCCGGATTTTCTCATCGGCGCCCAGGCGGCGGTCGAAGATCTGGCCCTCCTCACGCGCGATACCGGCCGCTACAAGAGTTATTTCCCGACCATCCGCCTGATCGCACCGCAAGCCGCCTGA
- a CDS encoding VOC family protein, whose amino-acid sequence MHKNTICLWYDGEAEAAARFYAKTFPDSAMGAVIRAPGDYPDGREGDVLVVEFTLCGIPCIGLNGGPIFKHNEAFSFQISTEDQEETDRYWNAVVGNGGEESECGWCKDRWGISFQITPRTLMEAMKAGGPEAKRAFDVMMTMKKIDVAAIDAARKG is encoded by the coding sequence ATGCACAAGAACACCATCTGTCTCTGGTATGACGGCGAGGCCGAGGCCGCCGCCCGCTTCTATGCCAAAACCTTTCCGGACAGCGCGATGGGCGCCGTCATCCGCGCGCCGGGCGATTATCCGGATGGTCGTGAGGGCGATGTGCTGGTGGTCGAGTTCACCCTCTGCGGCATTCCCTGCATCGGCTTGAACGGCGGCCCGATCTTCAAGCATAACGAGGCCTTCTCCTTCCAGATCTCAACCGAAGACCAGGAGGAAACCGACCGCTACTGGAATGCCGTCGTCGGCAATGGCGGTGAGGAGAGCGAATGCGGCTGGTGCAAGGACCGCTGGGGCATATCCTTCCAGATCACCCCGCGCACCCTGATGGAGGCGATGAAGGCCGGCGGACCGGAGGCCAAGCGCGCCTTCGATGTGATGATGACGATGAAGAAGATCGACGTCGCCGCCATCGATGCTGCCCGCAAGGGCTGA
- a CDS encoding MarR family winged helix-turn-helix transcriptional regulator gives MDEDVLSTPGHLISLAARGFARLSEMRLKPLGFGVGQLPVLVALQDGEASTQRDLARFARVEQPPMAQMLSRMERDGLIARTPDPNDGRSSLVSLTELSKTRMPDAIDTLFAGNREALTGFSDEERQQFTDLLLRLIDNLDRITNLEPIVNLDPITGTSQT, from the coding sequence ATGGACGAGGATGTGCTGTCGACGCCGGGGCATCTGATCAGCCTTGCGGCGCGCGGCTTTGCGCGGCTGAGCGAAATGCGGCTGAAGCCTTTGGGTTTCGGTGTCGGGCAATTGCCGGTTCTGGTGGCATTGCAGGATGGCGAGGCCAGCACCCAGCGTGATCTCGCGCGGTTTGCGAGAGTGGAACAGCCGCCGATGGCGCAGATGCTGTCGCGCATGGAGCGCGATGGGCTGATTGCCCGCACGCCCGACCCGAATGACGGTCGCAGCAGTCTTGTCAGCCTGACGGAACTATCCAAGACCCGCATGCCGGATGCGATCGACACGCTGTTTGCCGGCAATCGCGAGGCGCTTACCGGGTTCAGCGACGAGGAGAGGCAGCAGTTTACCGATTTGCTTCTGCGGTTGATCGACAATCTCGACCGGATCACCAATCTCGAGCCGATCGTCAATCTCGACCCGATCACCGGCACTTCTCAGACCTAA
- a CDS encoding nuclear transport factor 2 family protein: MSENHAELVKLIYDRFNARDTDGVLAVTSEDVAWANAMEGGHVHGHAALRDYWTRQWAIVRPVVEPVAIRRLAGDAPDDKAQGIAEETIEVEVIQKIYDLEGRPLGEPSQGLKDKTVLHLFRLQDGRITRFDVRDTA; this comes from the coding sequence ATGTCGGAAAACCACGCCGAGCTGGTGAAGCTCATCTATGACCGTTTCAACGCCCGCGATACCGATGGCGTTCTGGCGGTGACATCCGAAGATGTCGCCTGGGCCAATGCGATGGAAGGCGGCCATGTCCACGGCCACGCGGCCCTGCGCGACTACTGGACCCGCCAATGGGCGATCGTCCGCCCGGTGGTCGAACCCGTGGCGATTCGCAGGCTCGCCGGCGATGCCCCGGACGACAAGGCGCAAGGCATTGCGGAAGAGACGATCGAGGTCGAGGTGATCCAGAAGATCTACGATCTCGAAGGCCGCCCGCTGGGCGAGCCGTCACAGGGCCTGAAGGACAAGACGGTGCTGCATCTCTTCCGCCTGCAGGATGGCAGGATCACCCGCTTCGACGTGCGCGACACGGCCTGA
- a CDS encoding DMT family transporter: protein MKTTTAYAVGGNVILAGILLMLVGDFMFALNDAMGKWLVASFSVGQVLLVRSLGAFLVLGPMLSRAPAKSLLKVDKPHWQFARVLMATGDTALFYAAVTYMPLADVMTFYMAGPIYVAAISHFLLGERIGWRRWLAVLVGFIGVVIALRPSSAMLSWPSIFALVGSLSFALSLVLGRVLRSTPDVTLVTWQTLGSLLTGIVLSIGTWSTFSGQQLAALLLLGVVSCSAHLMITRSLKLAPASLLAPLQYTLLLWAIVFGWTFFGDFPDRQTLVGAVVIVFAGMFIFHRAKVKAQEPVVPNNSSHG, encoded by the coding sequence ATGAAGACTACAACGGCTTATGCCGTCGGCGGTAACGTCATTCTGGCCGGCATCCTTCTGATGCTGGTGGGCGATTTCATGTTCGCCTTGAACGATGCCATGGGCAAATGGCTGGTCGCAAGCTTCTCGGTCGGGCAGGTCCTGCTCGTCCGCTCGCTGGGTGCCTTTCTCGTGCTGGGGCCGATGCTGTCGCGCGCTCCGGCCAAATCGCTCCTGAAGGTCGACAAACCCCACTGGCAGTTCGCCCGCGTGCTGATGGCAACCGGCGACACGGCGCTGTTTTATGCGGCCGTCACCTATATGCCGCTCGCCGATGTCATGACCTTCTACATGGCCGGACCGATCTATGTCGCGGCCATCTCGCATTTCCTCCTCGGCGAGCGGATCGGCTGGCGGCGCTGGCTGGCGGTCTTAGTTGGCTTCATCGGCGTCGTCATCGCGCTGCGGCCGTCCTCGGCCATGCTCTCCTGGCCGTCGATCTTCGCGCTGGTCGGCAGCCTGTCCTTCGCGCTGTCGCTGGTGCTCGGCCGGGTACTGCGCTCCACCCCGGATGTGACGCTCGTCACCTGGCAGACGCTCGGCAGCCTGTTGACCGGCATCGTCCTGAGCATCGGCACCTGGAGCACCTTCAGTGGCCAGCAGCTGGCAGCCCTGCTGCTGCTCGGCGTCGTCTCCTGCTCGGCGCATCTGATGATCACCCGCTCGCTCAAGCTTGCCCCCGCATCGCTGCTGGCGCCGCTGCAATATACGCTGCTTTTATGGGCGATCGTCTTCGGCTGGACCTTCTTCGGCGATTTCCCCGACAGGCAGACGCTTGTCGGCGCCGTCGTCATCGTCTTTGCCGGCATGTTCATCTTCCATCGCGCCAAGGTGAAGGCGCAGGAGCCCGTCGTGCCGAATAATTCGAGCCACGGCTGA
- a CDS encoding outer membrane protein: MKGIFVLAAATALAASTAAYTEAFAADAVEQVPTAPAAVDTMPVFTWSGPYLGAHTGYGWGDGHLEGAGSDDFDGWRLGGFAGYNWQFSNGFVTGVEGDINYDWNDNNYGGGVKLEGGVNGSVRARLGYAIDRTLIYAAGGWTATDVRLKAPTGNDSDTLNGWTIGAGVDHAFTDNVFGRLEYRYNDYGHGRLDGANVDFNQNIIQVGIGVKF; the protein is encoded by the coding sequence ATGAAGGGTATTTTCGTTCTTGCTGCGGCCACGGCCCTTGCCGCGTCGACCGCAGCCTACACTGAAGCCTTTGCGGCGGATGCTGTGGAGCAAGTGCCGACCGCGCCGGCCGCCGTCGATACGATGCCCGTCTTCACCTGGAGCGGCCCCTATCTCGGTGCCCATACCGGCTATGGCTGGGGTGACGGGCATCTGGAGGGTGCCGGTTCCGACGATTTCGACGGATGGCGGCTCGGCGGGTTCGCCGGCTATAACTGGCAGTTCTCCAACGGTTTCGTCACCGGTGTCGAAGGCGACATCAACTACGACTGGAACGACAACAATTACGGCGGCGGCGTGAAGCTCGAAGGCGGCGTCAACGGCTCGGTGCGCGCCCGGCTGGGTTACGCGATCGACCGCACGCTGATCTATGCGGCCGGCGGCTGGACGGCGACCGATGTCAGGCTGAAGGCGCCGACCGGCAATGACAGCGACACGCTGAACGGCTGGACGATCGGCGCCGGCGTCGACCACGCCTTTACCGACAATGTCTTCGGCCGGCTGGAATATCGCTACAACGATTACGGCCATGGCCGCCTCGACGGCGCCAATGTCGATTTCAACCAGAATATCATCCAGGTCGGTATCGGGGTGAAATTCTAG
- a CDS encoding MFS transporter — MDVRDAEHAKDGTTRRATGAAPSLMSGENGRMLALISSGIGLHAFNQFAIVAAMPLAAAELGGRGWFSWVYSLYFIGSIAGGTLAASLRDRLGVRLSLAIAALVFALGGVMAMLAPAFGFIVAGRLLQGVADGLIVAICYSLIPANFSAALIARVFAVEATVWAVAALLGPLVGGLLAQGISWRASFLAVLPLLAALAAMTGLTRPKTGEGRAAAFPPLTIGLWVASAFVLALSSAGRSPLWQGGMLAAGLAVLVFAIRLDGRFGAPLFPAAAFRPGSVLGRAFLMLFLMSAGHSAGSTYLALLLREVFQLAPAITGYVIVVMALTWSAVAMVAARVTGKTARHAAMRAGPLFQGAGFATIAAALALQCLPLVILGQMLIGTGFGLAWANVNQVAMEAADQGERDRASALLPTMSTAGYAVGAALSGTIAAATGLAASLGAGSAGDTATWLYGTAALGALASFILGFGVRLKPVA; from the coding sequence ATGGATGTGAGGGACGCCGAACACGCAAAGGACGGGACGACGCGGCGCGCGACAGGCGCGGCACCCAGCCTCATGTCCGGCGAAAACGGCCGTATGCTGGCACTGATCTCGAGCGGCATCGGGCTGCATGCCTTCAACCAGTTCGCCATCGTCGCCGCCATGCCGCTTGCGGCGGCAGAACTTGGCGGGCGCGGCTGGTTCAGCTGGGTCTACAGCCTCTATTTCATCGGCTCGATCGCCGGCGGCACGCTGGCCGCCTCGCTTCGCGACCGGCTCGGCGTGCGCCTGAGCCTCGCCATCGCAGCACTCGTCTTCGCGCTTGGCGGCGTCATGGCCATGCTGGCGCCGGCCTTCGGCTTCATCGTCGCCGGCCGCCTGCTGCAGGGCGTGGCCGACGGGCTGATCGTGGCGATCTGCTACAGCCTCATCCCGGCCAATTTTTCGGCCGCGCTGATCGCCCGCGTCTTTGCCGTCGAGGCAACCGTCTGGGCGGTGGCGGCATTGCTCGGCCCGCTCGTCGGTGGGCTTTTGGCGCAGGGCATATCCTGGCGGGCATCCTTTCTCGCCGTCCTGCCGCTTCTCGCGGCACTGGCGGCCATGACCGGCCTTACCAGGCCGAAAACGGGCGAGGGCAGGGCTGCAGCCTTTCCGCCGCTCACCATCGGCCTCTGGGTCGCCTCCGCCTTTGTGCTGGCACTCTCCTCGGCCGGCAGAAGCCCGCTCTGGCAGGGCGGCATGCTGGCGGCGGGACTGGCCGTCCTCGTCTTCGCCATCCGCCTTGATGGGCGGTTCGGCGCGCCGCTGTTTCCCGCCGCCGCCTTCAGGCCGGGTTCGGTGCTCGGTCGCGCCTTCCTGATGCTGTTCCTCATGTCGGCCGGCCATTCGGCGGGCAGCACCTATCTGGCACTTCTGCTGCGCGAGGTCTTTCAGCTTGCCCCGGCCATAACCGGCTATGTCATCGTCGTCATGGCACTCACCTGGAGCGCGGTCGCCATGGTCGCCGCCCGCGTCACCGGAAAGACCGCCCGCCACGCCGCAATGCGCGCCGGCCCGCTGTTTCAAGGTGCGGGCTTTGCCACGATTGCCGCGGCACTCGCACTGCAATGTCTGCCGCTCGTCATCCTCGGCCAGATGCTGATCGGCACCGGCTTCGGGCTTGCCTGGGCCAATGTCAACCAGGTGGCAATGGAAGCGGCCGATCAGGGCGAGCGCGACCGGGCAAGCGCGCTGCTGCCCACCATGTCGACTGCCGGCTATGCCGTGGGTGCGGCACTCTCTGGCACGATCGCGGCCGCCACCGGGCTTGCGGCAAGCCTTGGCGCGGGATCGGCCGGCGATACCGCCACCTGGCTTTACGGCACGGCCGCCCTGGGCGCGCTGGCAAGCTTCATTCTCGGTTTCGGCGTCAGGCTGAAACCTGTCGCTTGA